One window of the Triticum dicoccoides isolate Atlit2015 ecotype Zavitan chromosome 3B, WEW_v2.0, whole genome shotgun sequence genome contains the following:
- the LOC119281607 gene encoding uncharacterized protein LOC119281607 — protein MSVFETAYYVQLQSPVHRTYINAAEDGRTVRLDAPNTSHNSVWAVEWDPNFHTFLLRGAYGRYLGAPHMLSSKLPCPRVAAAQHDFDKPHKKEITWRAIPKRNGTLELKSMSGSCLCAGCCFSTSCRSREWNVHVVPRTCIRPPPPPPCVDKWPISCKREVHWVLAERSGVIKEDDWGKFLFVGRDSSTLKEQLQEKTGDFPMSIFVRAGCHGRPTPLCVHLPRSRDPLYIVGFWSTSAADHLFFPDIAPVQRELAERVSAVLGP, from the exons ATGTCGGTGTTCGAAACTGCATACTACGTGCAGCTGCAGAGCCCAGTGCACAGAACATACATAAATGCTGCTGAGGATGGAAGGACTGTCCGCCTTGATGCTCCCAATACGTCTCATAATTCAGTATGGGCTGTGGAGTGGGACCCCAATTTCCACACCTTTCTTCTGCGCGGCGCTTATGGCCGTTACCTTGGGGCCCCCCACATGCTGTCCAGCAAATTGCCTTGCCCCCGGGTTGCAGCCGCGCAACATGATTTTGATAAGCCACATAAGAAAGAAATTACGTGGCGTGCCATCCCGAAGAGGAATGGCACTCTCGAGCTAAAGTCTATGTCTGGGTCATGTCTCTGTGCCGGCTGCTGTTTCTCCACATCCTGCAGATCAAGAGAGTGGAACGTGCATGTTGTGCCACGGACTTGCATCAGGCCGCCT CCACCGCCTCCCTGTGTTGACAAATGGCCAATCTCATGCAAACGGGAGGTCCACTGGGTGCTGGCTGAGAGGTCCGGAGTAATCAAAGAGGATGACTGGGGAAAGTTTTTGTTTGTTGGCAGGGATAGTTCCACATTGAAGGAGCAATTACAAGAGAAAACAGGGGATTTCCCCATGAGTATTTTTGTCCGTGCTGGCTGTCATGGTAGGCCTACCCCACTCTGCGTTCACTTGCCCCGCAGTCGGGATCCACTTTACATAGTTGGATTCTGGAGTACATCGG CTGCTGATCATCTTTTTTTCCCCGACATTGCACCGGTTCAAAGGGAGTTGGCTGAAAGGGTGTCGGCTGTATTAGGACCATAG